TGGTGGCTGGGTGGAAGGGGGAGCACTACACCGTCGTCAAGGTCGATGCTGAGGGCTTTTCGAGGCAGTACGTCCGCCCGGCCCTCCACACCGTTGATTTTGAGAGGCTGAGCAACCTCCTCGTGGGTTTCATAGACGGGGAGGGGTTCTGCATGGGTGTTGGCATACTGAAGTGGATAAACTTCAGCGGAATGAAGGCTCAGGTCCTCACCCCCCTCTCTGAGGAAGAGGTTGAGAATGCGGCAGAACTGCGCTTTGGCCGTATACAGGTGTTTGAAAATGGCGAGGAACTTGGTCTCCTCAGGCGGGAGGAGCTGTAGCAAAGATTTTTAAGTCAATAACCTAATCGAATTAGGTGAGCCTAATGGAATTCAAGGCCTTCATCGAGATAACCAGGCCCCACAACTGCGCCCTGGCCGGAGTGGTGGGTGTCCTCGGGTCGATCGTGGCGGTGGGCCACCTCCCCGACGCCCTAACGACGGCTCTCGTCTTCCTAGTGGTCACCCTAGGGTGCGCTGGAGGCAACACCATAAACGACTACTTTGACTACGAGATAGATAAAATAAACCGTCCTGACAGACCGCTCCCCAGGGGCGCCATGGGCAGGAGAACGGCGATCTACTACTCCCTGCTGCTCTTCGCGGTGGGGCTGGTATTCGCTTACATGATAAACGTCTACGCCTTCCTGCTGGCCCTTGTGGCGTACGCCGCCATGTTCCTCTACGCCTGGAAGCTCAAGCCTCTGCCCTTCGTCGGCAACCTTGTCGTTGCGTCCCTGACCGGTGCGACGCCGCTTTACGGTGCGGTCTCCGTTGAGCACCTCGGCCTGGCCGGCTACCTGGCGGTATGTGCCTTCCTAGTCAACGTGGCGCGCGAGGTTATAAAGGACATAGAGGACATTGAAGGTGACCTTGCGAAGGGCGCCAGAACCCTGCCCATAGTGTGGGGGAAGAGGAACGCGGCCTACCTCGGTGCGGCCTTTGCGGTGCTGACGGTGGTGGCGTCTTTCCTCCCGATAACGGCGGGGGTCGGTCTCGGCTACTACGCGATGGTGCCGGTTGACCTTATAATCCTCTACGCGGCATACCTCATACTCCGCTCCCAGGAGAGGGAAGCGGCCCACAGCTCCCAGAAGCTGCTGAAGGTGAGCATATTCCTCGCCGTGATGGCTTTCCTGGTTGCGGCGCTGGTCTGAACCATGAGAAACGAGAACTGGAGGTGAAGTTCATGGAGTTTAAGGATGAACTTGCACGTGCGCTTGATGGGGACGGTCTCTGGACCGTCGTTACGTTCAAAACGCCCTATGGGCCCGGCATGACCATTGAGAAACTCGTTGAGGCCGTGGAGAATGCGGGCTGGAGCGTTACGTTCAGGGCCAACTGGTGGACCGCCGACATACCCTACGGTCTCGCCAGGCTGGACCTCAGAAAGGGGGGCAGGGAGAAGATACTCCTCGGCAAGTGGATTCTCGGAAGCGGCTGCGAGCTGATACGGCTGGAGAACATGCCCCTCGAGAAGGGCCGCGACGAGTTCTTCCGGATGGTGGACAGCATAACCTCGACGCTCATCCATGACCCGGTCATAAGGACGATGAGGGAGCAGTACTGAGCTCCATTACTTTTTTCTTTTGAAAGCCTCGCCCTTTAGGGCGGGGATGCAGTAATCGAAAGACCAGCCTGAAGGCAGGAAAGCACACCATCAAAAAGCTTTTAAATCAAACCATACTAATGTAGATTGGTGTTGATTAATGGGGGTTATTAATGTCTCCGTTGATGATGAGGTTGAGAAAAAATTCAGAGAACTCGTGAGGAAAAAATATGGGAAAATCCGAGGAGCCTTGGGAGTAGCCGTAACTGAAGCCATGAAGCTCTGGATTAAAAAAGTCGAGAGCGAAGAGGAATGAAGAGGAGCGTAACGATAAAACTCCAGCCTTCAAAGGCTCAAGAGAAAACCCTCAAAGAGTTAGCCCAAATTAGCTCGAAAGTTTGGAACAAAGTAAACTATCTTCGCAGGCAGGAGTTCTCCGAGGAAAAGCCTGTTGATTTCCTAAAAACCGAGGAAATAGTTTATGAAGAGTTTAAGGCCGAGGTAGGCTCGGCAACGGTTCAGCAGATAGCAAGAAAGAACGCTGAGGCCTGGCGCTCATTCTTCTCACTCATTAGGAACAAGAGAAACGGGGAACTCCCCAACTGGCTCAAACCCAAACCCCCAAACTACATCAAAGAAGGAGGCTTAATAGTCCTCAGAAACGACCAATACAGGATTGAGGGAAATAAGTTAATCCTTAAGGGTCTCGGAAAGTTCAAAAGACTGGAAGTCCAGTTTAAAGGGAGAATCCACCTCAAGGGCAAACAGGGCCGCTTGGAGATAACTTATGACCCAATAAGGCGGAAGTGGCATGCTCACATCAGCTACACGGTAAAGGAGAAACTTCGGGGTGAAGAATGGGTTGAACTCCCAAGACAACCTTTGGGCAGCCTTTCGGCTGGAATAGACTTAGGAGTAAACAATTTAATGGCTGTCTACCTCGAAAACGGGGAGAGTTTCTTAGTGAATGGGAGACCGCTTAAGAGCATTGATTTTTACTGGCGGAAGAGAATAGCGGATTACCAGTCCAAAATCAACAAAAGCGGGGCAAAGAAGAGTAAGAAACTCTCAGGAATGCACGAGAAGGCTAAACTCCAAGCGAGGCACTACATTAACACGGTGGTAAGGCAAACAGTTGAAAAGCTCTACCAGTTGGGTGTTAGCAGGATTGTGGTCGTTATCCGAAGGGCATTAGCAGGAACTCTGATAAGGGCAGGAAGCAGAATTTCATTCTCTCCCACGTGTGGCGGTTCAACACGGTAATAAAACGGCTCAAGGAAGTCGCCGAAGAGTATGGTATTAGTGTTATTGTCGTTGATGAGGCTTTCACGTCTAAGCGTTGTCCCGTCTGCGGGAAGCCTCACGAGGGGCTCGCTTCCTTCGTGGGTTATTTAAGTGTCCCGTGATGGGGCTTGTCTTCAATTCAGACTTGGTTGGAGCTTTCAATATTTTGAAGAGGGCTGTGGGAACGATAACCCCGAGTCTGAGCGGGCTTTACGCTCAGAGGAGGGGTAATTGGGGGGAAGACCGTCCCGGAGGGGTCGAAGACCCGCTTTTTAGTGGGTTTGAATGAGACCCCTCAAACCTCTCCGCCTTTAACGAGGGGTTAAGCCGAACCCTCGCCCCTCACGGCGGGAAGGAGGTCAGACTCCTATTTCCAGTGCTCTGAGTTAAAAAGAGAATGGTCAGAGGGGTTCGTAGTAGCCTATTTCCGGCTCGTATATATCCCCATCCGCGAGGAGCTGGGTGATTGCGTCCTCGATGAGCTCCTCATCGAAGTCGGAGGAGAGCTTCTTGACGATGAACTTGTGGGAGAGCGCTTTGCCCTTCTCCTGGAGCAGATTGAGGACTTCTTTCTTAGCTTTCTCGAGCTCAGGGTTCTCCTCTTTGGCCTCTTCGGCTTCGATGATTTCCTCCTCTTCAAACAGAGCTTCCTCCGTGCTCCTCTGCTCAAGCATCATGGTGTAGAGCTCGTCTATCGTTATCAGCATCTCCTCGCTCACGCCCCGGTTCTTGGCGATGACCTTTGCCTTCGCGGTGATGCCGTACTTGTCGTATATCTCAAAGGCGATCCGGGCCTTCTTTGCGTGCTCAACCTTCTCTTTGAGGGCCTCGAAGCGGTGGAGTATCCACATGTTGGGCTCGACCTTGGTTATTCCTTCAACGAGTATCTGCTTATCCTCACGCCACTCCCCGACCTTTCCGATTATCTGCACGAGGTCACCCTTCTTCACGAGCCTCACAAAGCGCGTGTCGTCGCGGAAGCCGAGAACCCATATCGTTCCGGTCCCGTCGTCGATCTGGAGCTTGCCGTAGGTCTCGTCTTCGCTTATCACCGGCTCGCGGACAACCGTGGCGACAACCTTGACGCGGTAAACCTTTCTGGCGTCCTTGGTTATCAGGTAGTTCGGCTCGAAGTCGCCCTCACTCCTGACGTAGTAGCCGTCGATGATGTCCCTGATGTAGACCCTGCTCGCTGGCAGGCGCTTCTTCATATCTCCTCACCCCCAAAGAACTCCACGATGCCCTCCACCCTGGGCAGAACCTTCCTTTCGAGCTCCCTTATCTCCTCAAGGGCGTCCAGGTCGGCGCCGCTGAAGTCCTGCACGACCTCGCCGTAGATGTGGGTTTCCTCCTCGTTCCTTATCACGCGCCCTATGACCCTGACCACCTGACCCTCCGAGGGGAGGACGTTCTCCTCGCTTTCTATGAGTATTACGCCGGTTCCGTCGTCGAGCCAGAAGGTGTAGTCCATCTTATCGACCTTAAATGCTTTGCCGATGAGTGAAATCCTCGTATCGTCGTCGCGTATCTCGCTTATCCGCCTCTCGACGGCGGGCTTTCTACGCCTGAACCTGACTTCCTCCATTTCACTCACCACCCTCAAGCTCCGTTAGGGCCTTTTTCAGTTCGGCCCTCACCCGGGCTATCTCGCGCCTCGGATCGACCTCGTCCCAGCCGAAGGCCTTCAGCATGAGTCCCAGGAACTTGTCGTCCACGACGTTGCCCCTGACGACTATCTCCCTGCCCAGCAGGTAGTAATACTCGTCCTCCGCGAGCTTTCTTCCAGCTTCCCTGAGTGTCAAACCGCTCTCAACAAGCTCCCTGAGCTTCTCGGCTATCTCTTCAGGGTCCCTGCCGATCAGCTCCGCGGCATCGTCTCCGAATAGGGTTGTCCTTATGTATCCAGTCGAGTCGTCGAGGCCGAAGTCCACTATGGTTATCTTCGTGGGCTTCACCTCGCCGTGCTCCGGGCATATCCATGACTCCGTGGTCGGGTCGTAGTCCACCTTCCTCCTGCACTGCGGGCAGGCGTCGTAGACCGTCACGCGGTAGAGCTTCGCCACGGTTCCGCGAACCTCTACGAACCTCTCCCCTCCCATGAGGTCCCCTATCTTCCTCCTCTGATAGTTGTAGCTCCTGACCTCCTCGAGCGGGGGTATCTCCTCGGCCCTTGGATCCTCCGGGTTCGGGATTATCCTCGTCCTGAAGTTGGCGTGGAGCTCTATACCGTTCCTGCCGTCCCTCACGCTGGGGTCGATTATTTTGATGACATCTCCGGGGTTGAGCTCGTTGTAGTACTTGGCGACGAGGCTGTCCCAGAGAACGAGCCGCGTCTTGCCTGTTGAGTCGTAGATTATGAGGTTGGCCACGTGGCCGGTTGAGCCGTCCCTCTTCTTGTACTCCCTCGGCGGGTACTTCCTCATTATCCTCGCAACGACGTTAACGCCGGTCATTCCGGGCACGAGGTCGGCTATGTGGAGGAGCTCCTCCCTTCCCTCAAGGTTGACCCCGAGCTCCTCGGCCAGCATAACGGCCGCGGCGTGCTCAGAGATGCCCTCACGGACTGCTATCTGGGCTATCTTTTCCTCGATTTCATCCCTCGAAAGGCCCTTCTGCCCCTCGATCATCTCGATAATCTGCTCTTTGGTCAGTACTCCCATAACACTCACCTTGATGGTAATTGTGGGTTCGGGTATTTAAACCTTTCTCCAAACCCCTCCTGAAGGGATTTTTCAAGAAACAGGCCCTGTTTTTCTCCCGTGGGCAGAAATAGGGGGACTTGGGGGCCAAGGAATCACTCCCCGGCCTCAGGAACCTTTTCGACACTGCCGGATTCTCCGACTTCGGCGGCTTCACCGGGGTTTTCTTCGGAGTCCCCGGACTCTTCATTGCCCCTTCCGTCGAGCTTCGCTATGAGGTCGCTGTACTCGGCGTGAACCACCTTCCTGAAGGCTTCCTTGATTATGTTGGGGTCGTTCTCAGGGAACCCGTAGAGCTCGGCGAACTTTGGCGTCGTTCCGAGGAGCTTCGTCCGCTCGTACGGCTCGGCATAGATGAGACCCATCTCGAGGAGCTTCCTTATGTGCTCGTACGCCTGGCTCCCGCGGAGCTTTACCACCTTGCTCTGCTCTATAGGCTGGAGGTAGGCTATGAGCGCGAGGGTTTTCAGCTCGCCCGTCCTGAGGTCCGGCCTGGGCATTAGATGGACGACACGCTGGCTGTACTCCTGCTTCACCTGCATGACGTACTTGTCCCCCAGAACCTTGACAACCTCTATGGCGCTCTTTCTCTCGGCGTACTCCGCGGCTATAAGTTCGATGAGCTTTTCTAGGTAGTCGAGTGACCTTATACCGAGCGCCCTTGAGAGCTCCTTGACGCTCAGGGGCCTTCCAGAAACGAAGAGGGCCGCTTCCACGAGTGCCTTGTCTTCGAGCAGTCCCATTATTATCACCCCTGTTCCATTATCTTAGGTGTGGAGGTATATAGGGTTTACCTTCTGAACTCTTCCTTTAACGATGGGTGTCGGCTGAATCTGCCCCTCCGTTGTGAAGGGGATTTGTTCGGGGGAATCTGCAGGGCCTTCACTGAACATCACTGGTACGTGGTGTTGAAAAACATCCTGCGGTGGCCCCGTGACTAAACCGTAAAATTTATAAACCCAAGTCTGGAGGTCAATAGCGGTACGGCGGTCATAGCGGCGGGGTCACACCCGGTCTCGTTTCGACCCCGGAAGTTAAGCCCGCCAGCGATCCCGGCGGTACTGCCCTCCGAGAGGGGGCGGGAAACCGGGGACGCCGCCGGCCACTCACACGCCCGGGTGGTGTAGCCAGGCCCATCATACGGGACTGTCACTCCCGTGACTCGGGTTCAAATCCCGACCCGGGCGCCATTCTAACAAACTTTTGCCCTGCAAAAGTTTGATCAAAAGTTGGTGATTCCTTCTGGTTGGCCAATCGTGTGGATTTTTCTGTTTTAATGGTGGATTGTATATTTGGATTTATCGCCAAAAGGGCGCTTTTTGACGGGTTCAACTTCAACCCACGCTCCTTCGGAGCGCTAAAAAAGCCGAACCTGTCGATAGCTTGCCTTCTTAGAGTGAATCCAGCCAAAATTGCAGATTTTAACGAAAATCCTTATTGACTGGTGAATCCTACAGAGGAATCACAAACTTTGATGAAACTTTGCGCAGGCAAAGTTTCAGGGCAAAGCTTATAAAACCTCTCTGCAGTTATCCCATCGGATGTGGGCCGGTAGCTCAGCCTGGTTAGAGCGCGGGGCTTTTAACCCCGTGGCCGCGGGTTCGAATCCCGTCCGGCCCGCCAGCACAAATTCATTAAATACATTTCTGCCATCACTTCATTTACAGGGTTCTTCTGTGTTCATTTGATTTATACCTAAAAGAGTGCTGTTATCCAAATCAAGAAAAGGATTAAGAGCGATTCAAATCTTGATCGGCGCACCAAAGGCCCTGTCTCCGGCATCGCCGAGGCCTGGGAGTATGTAGCCCTTCTCGTTCAGCTCCCTGTCTATCGCCGCTACGAATATCTCAACGTCCGGGTGGGCCTCCTTTATTCTGCTTATCCCCTCCGGTGCTGCCAGAACGCCAACTATGACATAGCGCTTGGCATTCCCGTACTTCTTGACCTCGTCGAGAACCTTGATGAGGGTTGAGCCCGTCGCTATCATGGGGTCGGCTAGGATAACCGTGTCGTCCGGCTTTACCTGGGGCACCTTAACGTACTTCATCTCTATCTCAAACTTGGGGGCCTTGCTGCGGGAGGCGGATACGATGCCGACCCTGGAGTGGTCGAGAACCTTGATGAGGCCCTCCATGAGGGGTATCGCCGCGCGGAGGACCGTGATTATGATGACGTTGCGCCTGTCCTTTATCAGCGTTCCCTCAGTTTCTTCGAGCGGGGTCTTTATGGGGATCTTCTCGATTTCCATGGTCTTCGTCAGCTCGTAGGCCATGTAGCGGCCGAGCTTAACGAGGCCCTTTCTGAAGGCTATCGGTCCGGTTCTCTCGTCCCTGAGCTCCGTCAGTATTTCCATGATGAAGGGGCTGTCCTCGAAGGAGTAAACACCTTCCCAGCGTTCGTCCCTCTTCATGTTCCCACCATTCGCCACTTGGGGCGGAAGGTTTATCTGTTTTTGGGTGGAAGACCCCTTCCGAAAGGGAGGGGATGAAAGCCCGAGAGCCTTAAATACGAAACCTATTAAAAAATAATAGGTGCTCTTCAACGTACCTCACCCAAAAGAACCACCTCAGGGTTGACAAGAAAACCTACAAAATCCTCAGAATACTAACCCACCTATCCAAAAGCCTCTACAACCTGACCCTTTACACGGTCAAACAACACTACGAGCTGAACGGCACTTTTCTGCCCTATGCCAAAGCTTATCACCTCGTGAAGGACAGTGAGCCTTACAAACTCCTGCCGAGTCAAGCGGCACAGCAAACGATGAAAATCGTGGAGAGGAACTTCCGCTCCTTCTTCCACGTCCTCAACGAGCGGAAAAAAGGAAACTACAACCGCCCGGTAAGGCCACCGAAATACCTTCCCAAGGACGGTCAGTTCGTCCTCATCTTCCCCTACCAATCCTTCAGAGTCAAGGGCGACAGGATAATCCTGTCCCTCGGCAGGAACTTCGCCAGAAAATACGGGGTTCAGCACCTCGAATTCATCCTCCCGAAGAACGTCAGGAGCCACAGGATAAAGGAAGTCCGCATCCTGCCGAGATACAACGCGTTATGGTTCGAAATCGAGTACGTTTACGAGGTCGAACCCGAGAAGAGGGAGCTGGACTACTCAAAATACCTCGCCATCGATTTGGGGGTTAACAACTTCGCCACCTGCGTTTCCACCACCGGGACGGCCTTCATTATTGAAGGCCGGGGGTTGAAGAGCTTCAACCGGTGGTGGAACAAGGAGAGAGCCCGCCTCCAGAGTCAATATGACAAGCAGGGCGTAAAGTTCGGAAAGAAGATGGCTTACCTTTTGAGGAAGGGGAGGAACGTGATTAACGACTTTATAAACAAGGCTGTAAGCCACATCGTGAACTACTGCCTCGAAAACGGAATTGGCAACATTGTCATTGGCGAATTGAAGGGGATAAAACAGAACGCTAACCTTGGGAGGAAGAACAACCAGAATTTCCAGTACATTCCGTTCGGCCTTTTTAAGCGAAAGTTGAGGGCCAAGTGCGAGCGTTACGGGATTAACTACGTTGAGGTTGATGAGGC
The nucleotide sequence above comes from Thermococcus celericrescens. Encoded proteins:
- a CDS encoding RNA-guided endonuclease InsQ/TnpB family protein; its protein translation is MKRSVTIKLQPSKAQEKTLKELAQISSKVWNKVNYLRRQEFSEEKPVDFLKTEEIVYEEFKAEVGSATVQQIARKNAEAWRSFFSLIRNKRNGELPNWLKPKPPNYIKEGGLIVLRNDQYRIEGNKLILKGLGKFKRLEVQFKGRIHLKGKQGRLEITYDPIRRKWHAHISYTVKEKLRGEEWVELPRQPLGSLSAGIDLGVNNLMAVYLENGESFLVNGRPLKSIDFYWRKRIADYQSKINKSGAKKSKKLSGMHEKAKLQARHYINTVVRQTVEKLYQLGVSRIVVVIRRALAGTLIRAGSRISFSPTCGGSTR
- a CDS encoding OB-fold nucleic acid binding domain-containing protein, with the translated sequence MGVLTKEQIIEMIEGQKGLSRDEIEEKIAQIAVREGISEHAAAVMLAEELGVNLEGREELLHIADLVPGMTGVNVVARIMRKYPPREYKKRDGSTGHVANLIIYDSTGKTRLVLWDSLVAKYYNELNPGDVIKIIDPSVRDGRNGIELHANFRTRIIPNPEDPRAEEIPPLEEVRSYNYQRRKIGDLMGGERFVEVRGTVAKLYRVTVYDACPQCRRKVDYDPTTESWICPEHGEVKPTKITIVDFGLDDSTGYIRTTLFGDDAAELIGRDPEEIAEKLRELVESGLTLREAGRKLAEDEYYYLLGREIVVRGNVVDDKFLGLMLKAFGWDEVDPRREIARVRAELKKALTELEGGE
- a CDS encoding zinc ribbon domain-containing protein gives rise to the protein MWRFNTVIKRLKEVAEEYGISVIVVDEAFTSKRCPVCGKPHEGLASFVGYLSVP
- the upp gene encoding uracil phosphoribosyltransferase translates to MKRDERWEGVYSFEDSPFIMEILTELRDERTGPIAFRKGLVKLGRYMAYELTKTMEIEKIPIKTPLEETEGTLIKDRRNVIIITVLRAAIPLMEGLIKVLDHSRVGIVSASRSKAPKFEIEMKYVKVPQVKPDDTVILADPMIATGSTLIKVLDEVKKYGNAKRYVIVGVLAAPEGISRIKEAHPDVEIFVAAIDRELNEKGYILPGLGDAGDRAFGAPIKI
- a CDS encoding geranylgeranylglycerol-phosphate geranylgeranyltransferase, producing the protein MEFKAFIEITRPHNCALAGVVGVLGSIVAVGHLPDALTTALVFLVVTLGCAGGNTINDYFDYEIDKINRPDRPLPRGAMGRRTAIYYSLLLFAVGLVFAYMINVYAFLLALVAYAAMFLYAWKLKPLPFVGNLVVASLTGATPLYGAVSVEHLGLAGYLAVCAFLVNVAREVIKDIEDIEGDLAKGARTLPIVWGKRNAAYLGAAFAVLTVVASFLPITAGVGLGYYAMVPVDLIILYAAYLILRSQEREAAHSSQKLLKVSIFLAVMAFLVAALV
- a CDS encoding RNA-guided endonuclease InsQ/TnpB family protein; translation: MRNLLKNNRCSSTYLTQKNHLRVDKKTYKILRILTHLSKSLYNLTLYTVKQHYELNGTFLPYAKAYHLVKDSEPYKLLPSQAAQQTMKIVERNFRSFFHVLNERKKGNYNRPVRPPKYLPKDGQFVLIFPYQSFRVKGDRIILSLGRNFARKYGVQHLEFILPKNVRSHRIKEVRILPRYNALWFEIEYVYEVEPEKRELDYSKYLAIDLGVNNFATCVSTTGTAFIIEGRGLKSFNRWWNKERARLQSQYDKQGVKFGKKMAYLLRKGRNVINDFINKAVSHIVNYCLENGIGNIVIGELKGIKQNANLGRKNNQNFQYIPFGLFKRKLRAKCERYGINYVEVDEAYTSKADALALEPIEKKEEYLGRRVRRGLFQSSTGTLINADVNGALNILRKVAGDSPVRAIAGSGRVNRPVRVGLPWGGLTPHETPSVRAG
- a CDS encoding OB-fold nucleic acid binding domain-containing protein — its product is MKKRLPASRVYIRDIIDGYYVRSEGDFEPNYLITKDARKVYRVKVVATVVREPVISEDETYGKLQIDDGTGTIWVLGFRDDTRFVRLVKKGDLVQIIGKVGEWREDKQILVEGITKVEPNMWILHRFEALKEKVEHAKKARIAFEIYDKYGITAKAKVIAKNRGVSEEMLITIDELYTMMLEQRSTEEALFEEEEIIEAEEAKEENPELEKAKKEVLNLLQEKGKALSHKFIVKKLSSDFDEELIEDAITQLLADGDIYEPEIGYYEPL
- a CDS encoding replication factor A complex, RPA14 subunit yields the protein MEEVRFRRRKPAVERRISEIRDDDTRISLIGKAFKVDKMDYTFWLDDGTGVILIESEENVLPSEGQVVRVIGRVIRNEEETHIYGEVVQDFSGADLDALEEIRELERKVLPRVEGIVEFFGGEEI
- the scpB gene encoding SMC-Scp complex subunit ScpB, whose amino-acid sequence is MGLLEDKALVEAALFVSGRPLSVKELSRALGIRSLDYLEKLIELIAAEYAERKSAIEVVKVLGDKYVMQVKQEYSQRVVHLMPRPDLRTGELKTLALIAYLQPIEQSKVVKLRGSQAYEHIRKLLEMGLIYAEPYERTKLLGTTPKFAELYGFPENDPNIIKEAFRKVVHAEYSDLIAKLDGRGNEESGDSEENPGEAAEVGESGSVEKVPEAGE